The following are encoded in a window of Plasmodium vivax chromosome 10, whole genome shotgun sequence genomic DNA:
- a CDS encoding hypothetical protein, conserved (encoded by transcript PVX_080205A) codes for MPKRTRTHAAITSIILLLLHALPQNAGIKIKSLSEAFNFIEPAIWRSSSKYEISPTLHFVRRIEKGNRLKIRSSPNGEHTQGSNVSPSGEENDVLEEQRSRNDNADNHVSSYQQGKPTPKGGTTVEGNKAKREYLNGEILNEEEINENMRFQQWSDRLQLSEENSFYYDAAQECVSTKKYYKIYQVNSNFYKREFLLSDKSSVSLVPFLKKKESEEACQSLTRNFSGKMTYDMFVGGKGEAMKEAAIDAATDAAGRTSVDGATGGGGAPHEESPLSEEQVEQLSDINFALRANMLFPTESLRSSIYIGKEAFNDFLEKGKESIKLAMNKHLHHYYRHNMKSSLDDKILLMFILRYIKNYVLKIVYKTFQVKLSNEMEIESDSNVQPSGSNKMVSSETYVELASEFEEIINILTHFIEKMKEMFKIKEKELEDYLSKKKEIINYSTPYVLQNNEEAERHIMNMWNFFNFKIFNNELPNFDSINFFWLADKVEKLKKIPNMKMYKIANKHFLNLPNVMFHCALKNSPLLLNYTILKVMYEYQKLLCVDILPFKEVKNYNMSKKIDQQKQKIIKFVHGIAGLLENIDFHFYAPYLGDLNLDNDEAATFYSYVKDVNGDDRKMFLPLEYSKELSFCPRGGTSVGGGVGGDVSGSVSGTNLEDPPRDNFPPDSCPPDEPDQDEPDQDDLTMLLLKSNVTGDINRAIQMATNVYRKKNVSHLWGTPADVTSPEASEAEGRAALRVREHPGKTNPGAATQLKENSPALQRFRIPLNEFASSLFLCDVNNSTKLLTQGIEKLKQLNEFDLTYVHNALTYACMRFLHESGNENEDVESLLKKYEKNEKVETTNNIMTLQMMVVIGELFRNIRKTRTKEKYFFKRILQTDVITDIYKDASIYDEQMNINKMDYVMNNLKIAYPMKSNIILTKKNREEIAYYFLNYYTKYLFRFDLPNNVVIKFTDRISGLSFYDYNFDYVSNDVIIYIHNDVSNSLVLSRVILDECLNVYEKYTTYVHKYGGNTDNSTVREAKSKLKREGEPGDASTTQGHSTEGGNEQSGGNPAKGDAKLEEELLEDEDPDEEEMDHLDAEEEHIDAENISLDSVKEVDSADEPPTGDHTGDPPTDEPVDDEHVDIFNYVKANRIKQFIRFVAEYNQWPFFLDETISLDSYLNGEELELLKNVKHYNSLNNLFRKMKGAQIDKKRIMQVIQSAIKREDCKETWEEKKIPIKHIASALFTNNYINLYKVFQKGIKVFLNMSLNEIDLVTNKCKYACELVYYKRLEELKSSNNNLIFTMYNENVSSIEYYFDKLKEKIILISLIKEEDIFGTLINLISGIFPNKTKSVSEFENGTQERTQKEKIDELIFLYDAEKKKCGSTTELNRSTVTQNLFHFFNKEIFEGKIKDVQIEFVKNEETLSTHLNFINSFESPKILINENVYSVTILANVLLKEMAEIFYFYNENKIERENKLYLKRDFRSAYLPVVFKYAKCFQGGDSKVAFDFGEEDSEVDKRHHEVGKKRGEVERRHHEVAKQNGEVEKQNGEVEKQNGEVGKQHGEVEKQNGEVEKQNGEVGKQHGEVEKQNGDVEKQNGDVGTLPSHLTTHLSTPGLAAPPLQKEQLIAQKDKMDIDNLIDRIANYNHEEMFKEILEFRKEKYNDKAEVQKCLEEYLYTYDKLNAMKYCTPEGSEKKGEKGQSDGSSAQSADPTTPSADPPTPSADPAMELYFEPNDLKSIYLNYMYKYIEHVIKKKEFPIAFNEINEEWINALTELENQKILVYSTKNNSGHLYDLLINSKACSSKRALEILEHSLQKRNSDDELVERTLSRSEDSDAIKSFDEFVLWLNKNMRKNYEKVDHQELLNADAPENVKEDIKDVIKEYNALYDANATRNLDPNSVTIDNLKDLVKKHNISKEEILSAMSQLDMPEDFDVDSLFK; via the coding sequence ATGCCAAAACGCACACGCACGCATGCAGCCATAACGAGCATCAtccttcttctgcttcacGCCCTTCCCCAAAATGCGggcataaaaattaagagtCTGAGCGAGGCGTTTAATTTTATCGAACCAGCCATCTGGAGGAGCAGCTCCAAATATGAAATAAGTCCCACTCTTCACTTTGTCCGGAGAATAGAAAAAGGGAATCGCCTTAAGATAAGGAgttccccaaatggggagcacACACAAGGTAGTAACGTCTCACCCAGtggtgaagaaaatgatgtGCTGGAGGAGCAGCGTAGCAGGAATGATAACGCGGACAACCATGTGTCGAGCTACCAACAGGGGAAACCCACCCCAAAGGGAGGCACCACCGTAGAAGGGAACAAAGCCAAACGAGAGTACCTAAATGGGGAAATATTaaacgaagaagaaataaatgaaaacatGAGGTTTCAGCAGTGGAGTGACCGACTGCAACTTTCGGAGGAAAACAGCTTCTACTACGACGCTGCGCAGGAGTGTGTAAGTACAAAGAAGtactataaaatatatcaggTGAATTCTAACTTTTACAAAAGGGAGTTCTTGTTGAGTGACAAGTCCTCCGTGAGCCTGGTCCcgtttttgaaaaaaaaggagagcgaAGAAGCGTGCCAGTCGCTGACCAGAAATTTTAGCGGCAAAATGACGTATGATATGTtcgtgggggggaagggggaggcGATGAAAGAAGCGGCAATAGACGCTGCTACAGACGCGGCAGGGAGAACTTCAGTAGACGGTGCAACCGGCGGTGGCGGAGCCCCCCATGAGGAATCGCCGCTGAGCGAAGAGCAAGTGGAGCAGCTATCGGACATCAATTTCGCGCTGCGGGCGAACATGCTTTTCCCGACGGAGTCGCTGCGTAGCTCCATATACATCGGGAAGGAGGCCTTCAACGATTTTctggaaaagggaaaggagtCCATCAAGCTGGCGATGAACAAGCATTTGCACCACTACTATAGGCACAACATGAAGAGCAGCTTGGACGACAAAATCCTCCTCATGTTCATCCTgaggtatataaaaaattacgtgCTAAAAATAGTGTATAAAACATTCCAAGTAAAACTGTCCAACGAAATGGAAATCGAGAGTGACTCCAATGTACAGCCGAGTGGAAGCAACAAAATGGTTAGCAGCGAAACGTATGTAGAACTGGCCTcagaatttgaagaaattataaacatattaacacactttatagaaaaaatgaaagaaatgttcaaaattaaagaaaaagaattggAAGATTACTTGTccaagaaaaaagaaattataaattattcaaCTCCAtatgttttacaaaataatgaagaagcagaaagaCATATTATGAACAtgtggaatttttttaattttaaaattttcaataatGAATTGCCAAATTTTGACTCCATAAATTtcttttggctagctgacaaagtggaaaaattgaagaaaattcCAAACAtgaaaatgtacaaaattgccaataagcattttttaaacttacCCAATGTGATGTTCCACTGTGCGTTGAAAAactccccccttttattaaattacaCCATCTTGAAGGTCATGTATGAATACCAGAAATTATTGTGCGTGGATATTTTACCCTTCAAAGAAGTgaagaattataatatgtCCAAAAAAATCGATCAGCAGAAACAGAAAATCATCAAATTCGTTCACGGGATTGCCGGCTTGCTCGAAAATATCgacttccatttttatgcgcCCTATTTGGGGGACCTCAATTTGGACAACGACGAGGCGGCCACGTTTTACTCCTACGTGAAGGACGTCAATGGGGACGACAGGAAGATGTTCCTTCCGTTGGAGTACAGCAAGGAGCTTTCCTTTTGCCCGCGCGGGGGCACCAGTGTTGGTGGCGGTGTGGGTGGCGATGTTAGCGGCAGTGTGAGTGGTACCAACCTGGAAGACCCTCCGCGGGACAACTTCCCCCCGGATAGCTGCCCCCCGGACGAGCCCGACCAGGACGAGCCCGACCAGGACGACCTCACAATGCTGCTCCTCAAGTCGAACGTCACCGGCGACATCAACCGAGCCATCCAGATGGCCACCAACGTGTACAGGAAGAAAAACGTCAGCCACCTGTGGGGCACCCCCGCGGACGTCACGAGCCCGGAAGCGAGCGAGGCAGAAGGCAGGGCCGCGCTAAGAGTGAGAGAACACCCCGGGAAAACCAACCCGGGGGCTGCTACCCAATTGAAGGAGAACAGCCCAGCACTGCAGCGGTTCAGAATACCGCTAAACGAATTTGcgtcttcccttttcctgtGCGATGTGAACAACTCCACGAAGCTTCTAACACAGGGGATTGAAAAGCTAAAGCAGCTAAACGAGTTTGACTTAACCTACGTACATAACGCCCTGACGTACGCGTGCATGCGCTTTTTACACGAAAGCGgaaacgaaaatgaagatGTGGAGAGCCTcttaaaaaagtatgaaaaaaatgaaaaggtagAAACGACCAACAACATCATGACGCTGCAAATGATGGTGGTCATAGGGGAACTCTTCCGAAATATTAGGAAGACGAGGACCAaggagaaatatttttttaaaagaatccTACAGACAGACGTCATTACAGATATATACAAAGACGCCAGCATCTACGATGAACAAATGaacattaacaaaatggattacgtaatgaataatttaaaaattgcctACCCCATGAAAAGCAACATTATCctgacgaaaaaaaatagggaagaAATCGCCTACTACTTTTTGAACTACTACACCAAGTACCTGTTCCGTTTTGACTTGCCAAACAACGTAGTGATAAAATTTACGGACAGAATATCGGGGCTAAGTTTTTACGATTATAATTTTGACTACGTATCGAATGATGTGATCATTTACATTCACAATGATGTTAGTAACTCGCTGGTGCTGTCTAGGGTCATCCTGGATGAGTGCCTCAACGTGTATGAGAAATACACCACCTACGTGCACAAGTATGGGGGGAACACGGACAACTCAACCGTCAGGGAGGCCAAGAGCAAGCTGAAGAGGGAGGGCGAACCGGGCGATGCGTCCACTACGCAGGGGCACAGCActgaagggggaaatgaGCAATCGGGAGGGAACCCCGCAAAGGGAGACGCCAAGTTGGAGGAGGAACTTCTGGAAGATGAAGACCCAGACGAGGAGGAGATGGACCACCTGGACGCGGAAGAGGAGCACATCGACGCAGAAAATATCAGCTTGGACAGCGTCAAAGAGGTAGACAGCGCAGATGAGCCGCCAACCGGGGACCACACAGGTGATCCGCCAACCGACGAACCTGTGGACGACGAACACGTGGACATCTTCAACTACGTCAAAGCGAATCGCATAAAGCAGTTCATCCGGTTTGTGGCCGAATACAACCAGTGGCCCTTCTTCCTAGATGAGACGATCAGCCTGGATTCGTACCTGAACGGCGAAGAGCTGGAGCTGCTGAAAAACGTAAAGCACTACAACAGCTTGAATAACCTTTTCCGAAAAATGAAGGGAGCGCAAatagacaaaaaaagaatcatgCAGGTAATTCAAAGTGCCATCAAAAGGGAGGACTGCAAGGAGACatgggaggagaagaaaatacCCATCAAGCACATCGCCTCTGCCCTATTCACAAACAACTACATCAATCTGTATAAGGTTTTTCAAAAGGGCATAAAGGTATTCCTAAATATGAGCTTAAACGAAATTGACCTAGTTACGAACAAGTGCAAATATGCATGCGAACTTGTGTATTATAAACGATTGGAAGAGTTGAAATCGTCCAACAATAATCTCATTTTTACAATGTACAATGAAAATGTCAGCTCGATTGAATACTACTTTGacaagctgaaggagaaaattattttaatcaGCCTAATTAAAGAGGAGGACATATTTGGGACCCTCATCAATTTGATATCTGGCATTTTCCCCAACAAAACCAAATCGGTCAGCGAATTTGAAAATGGCACCCAGGAAAGGacgcagaaggagaagattGATGAGCTCATTTTCCTGTACGAcgcggagaagaagaagtgtGGCTCCACAACGGAGTTAAATAGATCCACCGTCACGCAGAAcctctttcactttttcaACAAAGAAATATTTGAAGGCAAAATTAAGGATGTCCAAATCGAGTTcgtcaaaaatgaagagactCTTTCCACGCACCTGAATTTTATCAACTCCTTTGAAAGcccaaaaattttaatcaaTGAAAATGTGTATTCCGTTACCATTTTGGCAAACGTCCTGCTGAAAGAAATGGCCGAGATTTTTTACTTCTACAATGAGAACAAAATCGAGAGGGAAAATAAGCTCTACTTGAAGAGGGACTTCAGGAGCGCCTACCTGCCCGTCGTTTTCAAGTACGCCAAGTGTTTCCAGGGCGGCGATAGCAAGGTGGCCTTCGACTTTGGCGAGGAGGACAGCGAAGTGGATAAGCGGCACCACGAAGTGGGGAAGAAACGCGGCGAAGTGGAGAGGCGGCACCACGAAGTGGCGAAGCAAAACGGCGAggtggagaagcaaaacggcgaagtggagaagcaaaacggcGAAGTGGGGAAGCAACACGGCGAggtggagaagcaaaacggcgaagtggagaagcaaaacggcGAAGTGGGGAAGCAACACGGCGAggtggagaagcaaaacggcgacgtggagaagcaaaacggcGACGTGGGGACCCTTCCGTCTCACTTGACAACCCACTTGTCAACCCCGGGGTTGGCCGCCCCCCCACTGCAGAAAGAACAACTCATCGCGCAGAAGGACAAAATGGACATCGACAACCTGATCGACCGAATTGCAAACTACAACCACGAAGAAATGTTCAAAGAGATTTTGGAATTTCGCAAAGAGAAATATAATGACAAAGCAGAGGTGCAGAAGTGTCTGGAGGAATACCTCTACACGTACGACAAGCTTAATGCCATGAAATACTGCACCCCTGAGGGGAGtgagaaaaagggagaaaaggggCAATCGGATGGCAGCTCTGCGCAAAGTGCAGACCCCACTACGCCAAGCGCAGACCCCCCTACGCCAAGTGCAGACCCCGCAATGGAGCTGTACTTCGAACCAAACGACCTCAAAAGCATCTACCTTAACTACATGTACAAATACATCGAGCACGTGATTAAGAAAAAGGAGTTCCCCATTGCATTTAACGAAATAAATGAGGAATGGATTAACGCTCTGACGGAGCTcgaaaatcaaaaaattcTGGTCTACtctacaaaaaataatagtgGCCACCTGTACGACCTACTCATTAATAGCAAAGCATGCTCGTCAAAGAGGGCCCTAGAAATTCTCGAACACAgcttacaaaaaaggaacagcgATGACGAGCTGGTGGAGAGGACCCTATCTCGAAGTGAAGACAGTGATGCCATAAAAAGCTTCGATGAATTCGTCCTgtggttaaataaaaatatgagaaaGAACTACGAAAAGGTAGATCACCAGGAATTGTTAAATGCTGATGCACcggaaaatgtgaaggaggATATCAAGGACGTTATAAAAGAGTACAATGCTCTGTACGACGCCAATGCTACGAGGAACTTAGACCCCAACAGCGTTACTATTGACAATTTAAAAGACTTGGTTAAGAAGCACAACATTTCGAAGGAGGAGATCCTGTCCGCCATGAGTCAGCTGGACATGCCCGAGGACTTCGACGTCGATTCGTTGTTCAAGTGA
- a CDS encoding hypothetical protein, conserved (encoded by transcript PVX_080210A), which yields MGSEQLNLKILMKKFLSEEKEYIKLVNKDQRDIILFEKENFYIHANVLCGIESRKKERYNVGDIYLFLCLPKSNYTFSYINSVGYKYISILEKSKIIKIIEDKEDNDEIKVNFFVYDLKKVLDLHDYVDVEDKDQGIQAELFHLDVVGDVDRASEDGNAKGSHLKGSGAKGSTTGAKQEEGGGETFSPGHRKRKREGGELQKEGEPPNGEGGQTGGHPKPAYHEKGSSYLDEGAASPVAKENFVSFDSVRTVCDTEKMGNSLILYVAKGGPESRLTLGEIDSLEKMGDYNFLQRDVPSQEYDPLIYFNCNEVNALEEFTNDASNNYDFFRVEVADPSNGRDHSGGNSPIESAQTGEAVPTEEPTQQMGNPPHDGKIKTANNQSGETDGESKSSHHKDSPDGSLQNMAKHYFEKDHFFKNFFLQNVNLYSVLKNTYFGNTQNETQIDQCVKFIVHKFHRDYIKFMENHKNKVFSTCNDFLRRYSKHNYTDIYQKGDLYKNFADYDMLDLDLSINEYNEGKRSTNQVDSRLDVHGQNGHTLDVEEEEEEAKFLVGQFIPLEVVQNFNDHDKIIFFHDLLAQYVQAVGDKQCYDANRALVNFVHNFVNDFSLEENLYWGVNAKRGCPLPPEELLLSDPEDFLFDLAQGEEIPLGENTTPLEETNDQKKKPPFAENNCAVVRSKVDRKTISQMKLSDEQIAANEEITKAVLLKEVNMQDAYDQIGKNASDFSRIYNLFERELLNKSNIKNVYINGIKKNIIVDDHHHMKTRVEKKSLKLIDEIHLTFKKRPIILIEKESSNHIINRNNLESFFLHNRLDNSGPNRKGTHVTGAGGDGATGPYNSIPIIYKMFNKKKSIKFSFIENDQISKLTETDWKCVIAVIIKSKESLKNILNEYPFEIPTALFQPFKSFFFMYNDVIIPSDLLTGGNVDIIRLSRENRKEDYLAVNKFWTNIEKFILQRRDRSCYTRKGKS from the coding sequence atGGGGAGCGAACAActcaatttaaaaatcctGATGAAGAAGTTCCTCAGCGAGGAGAAGGAGTACATCAAATTGGTGAATAAAGATCAAAGAGACATTATCCttttcgaaaaggaaaacttttATATACATGCAAATGTCCTCTGTGGAATTGAAAGcaggaagaaagaaagatACAACGTAGGGGATATCTACCTATTCCTGTGCCTGCCCAAGAGCAACTACACATTTTCGTACATAAATTCTGTTggctataaatatataagcaTCCTtgagaaaagcaaaattattaaaattatcgAAGACAAGGAAGATAATGACGAAATtaaagtgaatttttttgtgtatgaTTTGAAGAAGGTGTTAGATTTGCACGACTATGTGGATGTCGAAGATAAGGATCAGGGCATCCAGGCGGAGCTCTTCCACTTGGACGTCGTGGGGGACGTGGACAGGGCGAGCGAAGATGGGAATGCAAAGGGAAGTCACCTGAAAGGAAGTGGCGCGAAAGGTTCCACAACGGGGGCGaagcaggaggagggagggggagaaacgTTTAGCCCGGGCCACCGGAAGAGGAAGcgagaagggggggagctgCAAAAAGAGGGAGAGCCTCCAAACGGGGAAGGCGGCCAAACGGGGGGTCACCCAAAGCCCGCATATCACGAAAAAGGCAGCAGTTATCTCGACGAAGGcgccgcctcccccgttGCGAAGGAAAATTTCGTCTCCTTCGATAGCGTAAGAACCGTATGTGatacagaaaaaatgggcaactCGCTAATCCTGTATGTGGCGAAGGGGGGCCCGGAAAGCAGACTTACCCTCGGCGAAATAGACTCGTTGGAGAAAATGGGGGATTACAACTTCCTGCAGAGAGATGTCCCCTCCCAAGAGTACGACCCGCTAATCTATTTCAATTGTAACGAAGTTAACGCGCTGGAGGAATTTACGAACGATGCGAGCAACAATTATGACTTCTTCAGAGTGGAGGTTGCGGACCCCTCGAATGGGAGAGACCACTCTGGGGGGAATTCCCCAATTGAAAGtgcccaaacgggggaagccgTTCCAACAGAGGAGCCAACACAACAGATGGGTAATCCCCCCCATGATGGGAAGATCAAAACAGCCAATAATCAAAGTGGTGAAACGGatggggaaagcaaaagcagCCACCATAAGGACAGCCCCGACGGCAGCCTGCAAAACATGGCGAAGCATTACTTCGAAAAGgatcacttttttaaaaacttttttctgcaaaatgtgaatttGTACTCcgttttaaaaaacaccTATTTTGGGAACACCCAAAATGAAACGCAAATCGATCAGTGTGTAAAATTCATTGTGCACAAGTTCCACAGGGATTACATCAAATTTATGGAAAAtcacaaaaataaagttttttCCACCTGCAACGATTTTCTCAGAAGGTACTCCAAGCATAACTACACAGATATTTATCAGAAGGGAGatttgtacaaaaattttgcagACTACGATATGCTGGACCTCGACTTGAGCATTAATGAATACAATGAGGGAAAGCGTTCCACCAATCAGGTTGACTCCCGGTTAGATGTTCACGGTCAGAATGGTCATACACTGgatgtggaggaggaggaggaggaggcgaaaTTTCTGGTTGGCCAATTTATCCCCCTAGAAGTGGTCCAAAATTTCAACGATCACGATAAGATAATTTTCTTTCACGATTTGCTCGCTCAGTATGTGCAAGCCGTAGGTGACAAACAGTGCTACGATGCGAATAGGGCGCTCGTTAActttgttcataattttgttaatgaCTTTTCCCTTGAGGAGAATCTCTATTGGGGGGTGAATGCCAAGCGAGgttgccccctccccccagagGAGTTACTCCTGTCCGATCCGGAAGACTTCCTTTTCGATTTGGCCCAGGGGGAGGAGATCCCCCTAGGTGAAAATACCACCCCATTGGAGGAAACAAACGATCAGAAAAAGAAACCCCCATTTGCAGAAAACAACTGCGCTGTGGTCAGGAGCAAAGTTGACAGGAAAACCATCTCGCAGATGAAATTGTCAGACGAACAAATCGCAGCGAATGAAGAAATCACCAAGGCGGTACTCCTCAAAGAAGTTAACATGCAGGACGCGTATGACCAGATAGGAAAAAACGCCAGTGACTTCAGTCGCATATATAACCTTTTCGAACGAGAGCTTCTAAACAAAAGTAATatcaaaaatgtatacataaatgGAATTAAGAAAAACATCATCGTCGATGATCATCATCATATGAAAACgagggtggaaaaaaaatcgttaaAACTTATCGACGAAATTCATTTAACGTTTAAGAAGAGACCCATTATACTGATTGAAAAAGAGAGCAGCaatcatataattaataGGAACAATCTggaatccttttttttgcataaccGTTTGGACAACTCTGGCCCCAATCGGAAAGGGACTCATGTCACAGGTGCTGGGGGGGACGGCGCAACAGGGCCGTACAATTCCATACCCATcatttacaaaatgtttaacaaaaaaaaaagcataaaatttTCGTTCATCGAAAATGATCAGATTTCGAAATTGACCGAAACGGACTGGAAGTGCGTCATTGCAGTTATCATAAAATCCAAGGAGTCGctaaaaaacattttaaatgaataccCGTTCGAAATTCCTACTGCGCTCTTCCAGCCAttcaaatcttttttttttatgtacaatgATGTTATAATACCGTCCGATTTGTTGACAGGGGGGAATGTCGATATCATCAGACTCAGTCGGGAAAACAGGAAGGAGGATTACCTCGCCGTTAATAAATTTTGGACCAACATTGAGAAGTTCATTTTGCAAAGGCGCGACAGGTCTTGCTACACGCGGAAGGGGAAGTCCTAG
- a CDS encoding adenosylhomocysteinase(S-adenosyl-L-homocystein e hydrolase), putative (encoded by transcript PVX_080200A), with product MCENKSKVKDLSLAPFGKLQMQISENEMPGIMTIREEYEKVKPLKGAKITGCLHMTVECALLIETLQKLGAQIRWCSCNIYSTVDYAAAAVSTLENVVVFAWKGETLEEYWWCVENALTWENEEGPDLIVDDGGDATLLVHKGVEYEKLYEQKQILPDPESAKNEEEKCFLSLLKKSILKNPKKWTNIAKKIIGVSEETTTGVLRLKKMDKNEELLFTAINVNDAVTKQKYDNIYGCRHSLPDGLMRATDFLISGKIVVICGFGDVGKGCASSMKGLGARVCVTEIDPICAIQAVMEGFNVVTLDEIVEKGDFFITCTGNVDVIKLEHLLKMKNNAVVGNIGHFDDEIQVNELFNCEGIHIENVKPQVDRVTLPNGNKIIVLAKGRLLNLGCATGHPAFVMSFSFCNQVFAQLDLWESKNSSKYQNKVYLLPKHLDEKVALYHLKKLNASLTQLDDKQCEFLGVTKGGPYKSDSYRY from the coding sequence atgtgCGAAAACAAAAGCAAGGTAAAAGATTTGAGCCTGGCCCCCTTTGGGAAGCTCCAAATGCAGATCTCCGAAAATGAAATGCCGGGAATTATGACCATCCGAGAGGAATACGAAAAGGTGAAGCCCCTtaaaggagcaaaaataaCTGGCTGCTTACACATGACGGTTGAATGTGCACTGCTGATCGAAACGCTACAAAAGTTGGGAGCCCAAATAAGGTGGTGCTCATGCAACATATATTCGACGGTAGACTACGCAGCTGCCGCTGTGAGCACGTTGGAAAATGTAGTAGTATTCGCGTGGAAAGGGGAAACATTGGAAGAATATTGGTGGTGTGTAGAAAATGCATTAACAtgggaaaatgaagaaggacCAGATCTCATCGTCGACGATGGTGGAGATGCCACACTGCTAGTACATAAAGGTGTTGAATATGAAAAGTTGTATGAACAAAAGCAAATTTTACCTGACCCTGAgtcagcaaaaaatgaagaagaaaaatgtttcctcagtttgttaaaaaaatcaattcttaaaaatcccaaaaaatggacaaacATTGCGAAGAAAATTATTGGAGTGTCTGAAGAAACCACAACAGGAGTGTTAAGATTGAAGAAGATGGATAAAAATGAGGAACTCCTTTTTACAGCCATAAATGTAAATGACGCAGTGACGAAGCAAAAGTATGACAATATTTATGGCTGTAGACATTCTCTCCCAGATGGGTTAATGCGAGCAACTGATTTCCTCATTTCTGGAAAAATTGTTGTCATATGTGGATTTGGGGATGTTGGGAAAGGCTGTGCTTCTTCCATGAAAGGCTTAGGTGCAAGAGTATGCGTCACTGAAATTGACCCCATTTGTGCCATTCAAGCTGTTATGGAAGGCTTTAACGTAGTTACCCTGGACGAAATTGTAGAGAAAggagatttttttatcacctGCACGGGCAATGTGGATGTCATAAAACTGGAGCATTtactaaaaatgaaaaacaacgCCGTGGTGGGAAATATTGGACACTTTGATGATGAAATACAAGTTAACGAGCTGTTTAATTGTGAGGGAATACACATTGAGAATGTGAAGCCACAGGTGGATAGGGTAACTCTGCCTAAtgggaacaaaattattgTCCTTGCTAAGGGGAGACTCCTAAATCTGGGATGCGCTACTGGCCATCCTGCCTTTGTGatgtccttttccttttgcaatCAAGTTTTTGCACAACTAGATTTGTGGGAAAGTAAAAACAGCTCCAAGTATCAGAACAAAGTCTACTTGTTGCCCAAGCACCTCGACGAGAAGGTTGCCCTTTACCACTTGAAGAAACTCAACGCTTCTCTAACGCAGTTGGACGACAAGCAGTGCGAGTTCCTGGGCGTCACCAAGGGTGGTCCCTACAAGAGTGACTCCTATAGGTACTGA
- a CDS encoding BIS(5'-nucleosyl)-tetraphosphatase, putative (encoded by transcript PVX_080215A), with the protein MRDSIIKAYGVLLCRVLYSGARNFLGDDSRIEFLFLKASYGNRHWTPPKGLHENNEDGLDTALRETLEETGLDRDKYKLLNYQKTLKYMVEDSLKETTYYLALLLNNEERITLSDEHTDYKWIHSDESATYALPGSLTDLLTNAEDFLKNNEGMIMSS; encoded by the exons ATGAG GGACAGCATCATAAAAGCCTATGGCGTTCTGCTATGTAGAGTCCTGTACAGCGGCGCAAGAAACTTTTTAGGTGACGATTCAAGAATtgagtttttatttttaaaggcaTCATACGGGAATAGACATTGGACTCCTCCAAAAG GTCTGCACGAAAATAACGAAGATGGGTTAGACACTGCCCTGAGAGAAACGCTGGAGGAAACAGGTCTAGATAGGGACAAGTACAAGTTACTGAATTATCAAAAG actttaaaatatatggtTGAGGATAGTTTAAAGGAGACCACGTATTATCTGGCGCTTCTGCTGAACAACGAGGAACGCATCACTTTGTCGGATGAACACACGGATTATAA GTGGATCCACAGCGACGAGTCGGCCACGTATGCCCTCCCCGGGTCTCTAACCGATTTGCTCACCAACGCGGAGgattttttgaagaacaaCGAAGGGATGATCATGTCGTCGTGA